In the genome of Nicoliella spurrieriana, the window TTCAACGACATCGATGTATTCACAACCACCATAATAACGCTTTCCAGGAAGTCCTTCTGCGTATTTATTAGTAAGGACCGTTCCCTGTGCTGCCATTACTGCATCTGAAGTAATGTTTTCAGAAGCGATTAATTCGATATTATCTTGTTGTCGGTCGCATTCATTGTCAATTGCTGCCCATAATTCTGGATCTGATGCACGATAATCGTATTTAATCATTATTAAAACCCCTCAATGTTTGATATTCAAGAAACGACGCGTCTAAAACCAGTTATTTTTTTATCTCAAAATGCATTTGACCAGCTGATTTATTCAACCGATTCATATATGCTTCGCCTAATCCATCGGGATTAAAGCCCTCCGTTAAAATCAATTGAACTTCCGGCTCATCGTCAAAATGACGTAATCCCTTAAACAACAGATGGCTTGCCGACTTTACATCACTACCCAAGCTGAACAACTCCACATTGGCAGGCCATTTGGCGCTATCCATGACTGCATCGGTGGTCATTACCCCCACCTTAGTAGGTTGTTCAGCCGCCCACTGACTAGCTTTACGCCAGTCAGCATCATGGTCGACGATGTAGACTTGAGCATTCGGTGCGTAGTGCTTATACTTCATTCCGGGTGCTTTGGGGGCCTCATTTCCAGAAACGCTATGCTTTTCATCAATCACAGTCCCAAGCACGCTCCGTAATTGATCAGCAGTAACGCCACCAGGCCGTAATACCGCCGGAACGGCAGTCGACATGTCTAATACGGTGGATTCCACTCCAATCTCAGTCGGTCCATCATCTAACACGCCGGCAATCTTACCATTTAAATCGTGATAAACATGCTCTGCAGTCGTCGGACTAGGCTTCCCAGAAGTATTTGCAGAGGGGCCCACTAGCGGCACCCCAGCTGCTTTGATCAAATCGATGGTAACTTGATTCTTTGGATTTCTAAATGCAGCAGTGGTCAATCCACCAGTGACCGCCTTTGAAAGACTGCCAGGTTTTAATTTAAAGATAATGGTTAAAGGTCCGGGCCAAAACGTTTGAATCAATTGCTTCGCAGCATCCGAAAGTGGTTCGGCGTATTTTTCAACCGCCTGAATTCCAGAAACGTGAACAATCAATGGGTTATCGCTTGGCCGGCCCTTTGCCGCATAAACCTTTTTTACAGCGGTTTCATTAGTCGCATCCGCACCCAGACCATAAACGGTCTCAGTCGGAAATGCCACTAATTCACCGTGCTTAATATCCTCAGCAGCTGATTTAACATCAGTTGGCTGATAAATGTGAGTTTCCAACTCCAAATCCCTCCTAATATTTAATTCTAATCATTCGTTGATTTCCATTAATATCTCTTCGGGTCTCAATTTTAGCATCGGGGACTGCCCGTTCAAAAATGGCAACGACGGCTTGCTCCTGATGAAAACCAATTTCCAAAAAAATTTCGCCATGCGGCTTGGCGACGGATCTAAAATGATCAGCAATCCCTTGATAAAGCGCAAGACCGTTATTTTTAGCAAATAAAGCTAAGTGTGGCTCAAAATTAATAACGCTCTCATCCATATATTTTAACTCATTTTCCGAAATATAGGGAGGGTTACTAACGATTAAATCATATTTTTTATGAAAAAATGAAGAAAATAGGTCGCTTTGCACCCATTTTATTGGTAAATCACGAACGTTAGCGTTATATTTTGCTACCTTCAGCGCCGCAGCTGAAATATCTGAACCACTAACCCGCCAATTGAGCCGTTGGGACTGCAAAGCAATCGCAATCGCCCCGCTCCCCGTTCCAACATCTAAGACCGAAAGCGATTGTTGAGCATGGGTTTCTAAAATCCAATCCACCAATTCCTCGGTTTCAGGCCGGGGAATCAATACGTCCGAATTGACGGTCAGCCGCTGCCCGTAAAAATCAGCCGTTCCAATAATGTATTGAGGGGGTTGCCCAGCTAAATATTGCTTAATATCTTTTTGGTATTGCGTTAGCTGTTCCGCTGGCATTAAATCACGGTAATGCAATAATAACTGGGTATCAGTCCAATTCAGCCGTTGGGTCAATAAATAATTTGCAACCGTTGAATCCAGTCCATGCTCCTGAATACACAAAGAAGCCCGTTTCTGGGCTTCAAAATAAGTGATTGGATTAGCCATTGTTTAGTTGCTCCAACTTTTGGGCTTGATCAGAAATAATTAATGCATCGATGATTTCTTCCAGGTCACCATTCATGATCTTATCCAATTTATTCAGGGTTAAACCAATGCGATGGTCGGTTACCCGGTTTTGGGGGTAATTGTAAGTTCTAATCCGTTCAGAACGATCACCAGTTCCGACCGCATTCTTTCTTTGGGCGTCGTAGGCTGCGGTTTCTTTTTGTTGGTAATAATCGTAAACCCGGGCCCGCAAAATTTGCATGGCCTTGGCCCGGTTTTGTTGTTGTGAACGTTGGTCTTGCATCGTCACTACGATTCCAGTCGGTAAGTGGGTCATCCGAACCGCAGATGACGTTTTATTAATGTGTTGTCCACCGGCACCGGAAGAACGATAAACATCCACTCGAATGTCCTTTGGATCGATATCAATGTCCACATCTTCCGCTTCGGGCATTACCCCCACCGTTGCGGTCGAGGTGTGGATCCGGCCGGCTGATTCAGTCGTTGGAATTCGTTGAACCCGATGGGCACCATTTTCATACTTCAACTTAGAGTAAACCTTACTTCCGGTGATCATCAGGGTAATTTCCTTAAAACCACCGACTTCGGTATCACTTTTATCTACGACTTCGATGTTCCAACCCTGCTTTTCAGCGTATTTGGAGTACATGCTAAATAAATCAGCCGCAAATAGGCTCCCTTCGTCTCCCCCAGCAGCCCCGTGAATTTCCATAATGATATTTTTATCATCATTTGGATCCTTAGGTAACAGCATGATTTTGATCTTTTCTTCAATCTCTTCATCCTGCTTGGTGAGGTCACTTAATTCTTCCTTCACCATTGCGGTCATGTCATCATCAAGTTTTTCTTCTAGCATGGCCTTATCTTCATCAATGGCATCGGTAATTTTTTTGTATTGATTATAAGCTGCCACCAGGTCACGCAAGCTCCCCTCTTCCTTAGAAAGCTTCATAAACCTTGGGGTATCAGCAATCACTTCTGGATCACTGATCAATTCATTCAATTCATCGTATCTATCAACTGCGGCTTGCAGTTTATCAAAAATTTTCTCAAAATCGCTACTCATTGGCATTGAGCCTCACTTTCTATATTTGATCTAACGGTGGATTAAAGTAGTGGCGCCGACATACTGGATAGTATGATTCGTTACCGCCCACTTGAATCTGTTCGCCTTCATAGACCGGATGGTGGTCTTGAAACCGCAGTGGCATCGTCGCTTTGCGGTCACAGAACCAACACACCGTCTTCATTTCTTCAATCTTATCAGCAAAGATCAACAGTGCTTCAGAACCTTCGAATAGGTGGTTTTGAAAGTCGTTCTTTAGGCCGAACGCCATGACCGGAATCCCTAATTCATCAACGATTCTAGCCAATTCCAATACGTGATGCCGTTGCAAAAACTGGGCCTCGTCCACTAACACACAATGGGCATTTGCATTGGTTTGTTGAACGTATTC includes:
- the prfA gene encoding peptide chain release factor 1, with protein sequence MSSDFEKIFDKLQAAVDRYDELNELISDPEVIADTPRFMKLSKEEGSLRDLVAAYNQYKKITDAIDEDKAMLEEKLDDDMTAMVKEELSDLTKQDEEIEEKIKIMLLPKDPNDDKNIIMEIHGAAGGDEGSLFAADLFSMYSKYAEKQGWNIEVVDKSDTEVGGFKEITLMITGSKVYSKLKYENGAHRVQRIPTTESAGRIHTSTATVGVMPEAEDVDIDIDPKDIRVDVYRSSGAGGQHINKTSSAVRMTHLPTGIVVTMQDQRSQQQNRAKAMQILRARVYDYYQQKETAAYDAQRKNAVGTGDRSERIRTYNYPQNRVTDHRIGLTLNKLDKIMNGDLEEIIDALIISDQAQKLEQLNNG
- a CDS encoding L-threonylcarbamoyladenylate synthase: METHIYQPTDVKSAAEDIKHGELVAFPTETVYGLGADATNETAVKKVYAAKGRPSDNPLIVHVSGIQAVEKYAEPLSDAAKQLIQTFWPGPLTIIFKLKPGSLSKAVTGGLTTAAFRNPKNQVTIDLIKAAGVPLVGPSANTSGKPSPTTAEHVYHDLNGKIAGVLDDGPTEIGVESTVLDMSTAVPAVLRPGGVTADQLRSVLGTVIDEKHSVSGNEAPKAPGMKYKHYAPNAQVYIVDHDADWRKASQWAAEQPTKVGVMTTDAVMDSAKWPANVELFSLGSDVKSASHLLFKGLRHFDDEPEVQLILTEGFNPDGLGEAYMNRLNKSAGQMHFEIKK
- the prmC gene encoding peptide chain release factor N(5)-glutamine methyltransferase translates to MANPITYFEAQKRASLCIQEHGLDSTVANYLLTQRLNWTDTQLLLHYRDLMPAEQLTQYQKDIKQYLAGQPPQYIIGTADFYGQRLTVNSDVLIPRPETEELVDWILETHAQQSLSVLDVGTGSGAIAIALQSQRLNWRVSGSDISAAALKVAKYNANVRDLPIKWVQSDLFSSFFHKKYDLIVSNPPYISENELKYMDESVINFEPHLALFAKNNGLALYQGIADHFRSVAKPHGEIFLEIGFHQEQAVVAIFERAVPDAKIETRRDINGNQRMIRIKY
- a CDS encoding thymidine kinase; translated protein: MAQLYFRYGAMNSGKTIEIIKVAHNYEEEGKSVIIMTSGLDTRDGFGMVASRIGLKRKAVPIMNETNVFEYVQQTNANAHCVLVDEAQFLQRHHVLELARIVDELGIPVMAFGLKNDFQNHLFEGSEALLIFADKIEEMKTVCWFCDRKATMPLRFQDHHPVYEGEQIQVGGNESYYPVCRRHYFNPPLDQI